In a genomic window of Lycium ferocissimum isolate CSIRO_LF1 chromosome 9, AGI_CSIRO_Lferr_CH_V1, whole genome shotgun sequence:
- the LOC132031878 gene encoding uncharacterized protein LOC132031878, whose product MANLSIREFVALDISGKSYLSWVLDAEIHLDAMGLADTIKDKNQASNQDRAKTMIFLLHHLDESLKMEYLTVKHPLMLWNNLKDRYEHLKMVVLLQARFDWIHLRLQDFKSICAYNSAMFKIISQLNLCGENITDHDILERTFSTFPASNMLLQQQYREM is encoded by the coding sequence atggCAAATCTTTCTATACGTGAATTTGTTGCCTTAGATATATCTGGCAAAAGCTACCTATCTTGGGTACTTGATGCCGAAATTCATCTTGATGCGATGGGTCTGGCAGACaccatcaaagataaaaatcaGGCATCGAATCAAGACCGTGCCAAGACAATGATATTCCTTCTCCATCACCTTGATGAGAgcttgaaaatggaatatctcaCTGTTAAACATCCTCTTATGCTGTGGAATAATttaaaagatagatatgagcacCTGAAGATGGTTGTGCTTCTACAAGCACGTTTTGATTGGATCCATCTGAGGCTACAAGATTTTAAATCTATTTGCGCGTATAATTCTGccatgtttaaaattatttctcaGTTGAATTTATGTGGTGAAAATATCACTGATCATGATATTCTGGAGAGAACATTCTCCACTTTTCCTGCCTCGAATATGCTCCTGCAGCAGCAATACCGAGAGATGTAG